A single region of the Streptomyces vilmorinianum genome encodes:
- a CDS encoding FAD-binding oxidoreductase, translated as MAAHTDVEPLTGWGRTAPTLARVHRPRTYEEASETVRACGARGSIARGLGRAYGDAAQNAGGSVLDMTGLDRIRSVDAVEGLVVCDAGVSLHRLIEVLLPLGWFVPVTPGTRYVTVGGAIGADIHGKNHHVSGSFTRHVASLDLLTADGEIRTVVPGTDLFDATAGGMGLTGVILSATLRLLPVETSLMSVDTERATDLDDLMARLTDGDHRYRYSVAWIDLLARGAATGRSVLTRGDHAPYAAIPVRDRRARRAPLAFRPGQLPAAPALVPEGLLGRTTVGLFNELWYRRAPRRRTGQLQRISTFFHPLDGVPHWNRIYGRGGFVQYQFVVGHGQEATLHRIVKRIARRGCPSFLAVLKRFGEADPGWLSFPVRGWTLALDIPARLSGLGAFLDELDEEVAGAGGRVYLAKDSRLRPELLDAMYPRLADFRALRAALDPRSVFTSDLSRRLAL; from the coding sequence ATGGCTGCCCACACCGACGTCGAACCCCTCACCGGCTGGGGCCGCACCGCCCCCACCCTCGCGCGCGTGCACCGCCCCCGTACCTACGAGGAGGCGTCCGAAACCGTCCGCGCCTGCGGTGCCCGCGGCTCCATCGCCCGCGGCCTCGGCCGCGCCTACGGCGACGCGGCGCAGAACGCCGGCGGCTCGGTGCTCGACATGACCGGCCTCGACCGCATCCGCTCGGTCGACGCCGTCGAGGGCCTCGTCGTGTGCGACGCCGGTGTCAGCCTGCACCGGCTGATCGAGGTGCTGCTCCCGCTCGGCTGGTTCGTCCCCGTCACCCCGGGGACGAGGTACGTCACCGTCGGCGGCGCGATCGGCGCCGACATCCACGGCAAGAACCACCACGTCTCCGGCTCCTTCACCCGCCATGTGGCCTCCCTCGACCTGCTCACGGCCGACGGGGAGATCCGTACCGTCGTCCCCGGCACCGACCTCTTCGACGCCACCGCCGGCGGCATGGGCCTGACCGGGGTGATCCTCTCCGCCACGCTCCGGCTGCTGCCCGTCGAGACCTCGCTGATGTCCGTCGACACCGAACGCGCCACCGACCTCGACGACCTGATGGCCCGGCTGACCGACGGCGACCACCGCTACCGCTACTCCGTCGCCTGGATCGACCTGCTCGCCCGCGGCGCCGCCACCGGCCGCTCCGTCCTCACCCGCGGCGACCACGCCCCGTACGCCGCGATCCCCGTACGGGACCGCCGCGCCCGCCGCGCCCCGCTCGCCTTCCGCCCCGGACAGCTGCCGGCCGCGCCCGCGCTCGTCCCCGAGGGGCTGCTCGGCCGCACCACCGTCGGCCTCTTCAACGAACTCTGGTACCGCAGGGCCCCGCGCCGCCGCACCGGCCAACTCCAGCGGATCTCCACCTTCTTCCACCCCCTGGACGGCGTCCCGCACTGGAACCGGATCTACGGGCGCGGCGGCTTCGTGCAGTACCAGTTCGTCGTCGGCCACGGGCAGGAGGCCACCCTGCACCGGATCGTGAAGCGGATCGCGCGCCGCGGCTGCCCGTCGTTCCTCGCCGTCCTGAAGCGCTTCGGCGAGGCCGACCCGGGCTGGCTCTCCTTCCCCGTGCGGGGCTGGACGCTCGCGCTCGACATCCCGGCCCGTCTCTCCGGGCTCGGCGCGTTCCTCGACGAGCTGGACGAGGAGGTCGCGGGCGCGGGCGGGCGGGTCTACCTCGCGAAGGACTCCCGGCTGCGGCCGGAGCTCCTGGACGCGATGTATCCGCGGCTCGCCGACTTCCGGGCGCTGCGCGCCGCACTCGACCCGCGCTCCGTCTTCACCTCGGACCTCTCCCGTCGTCTCGCCCTGTGA
- a CDS encoding decaprenylphospho-beta-D-erythro-pentofuranosid-2-ulose 2-reductase, which produces MKDAFGTPQSLLLLGGTSEIGLATARRLIARRTRTVWLAGRPSPDLTAAADSLRALGAEVHTVPFDALDTESHAERLGKVFTEGDIDMVLLAFGILGDQAHDEADPLAAVRVAQTNYTGAVSAGLVCAAALQAQGHGSLVVLSSVAGERARRANFIYGSSKAGLDAFAQGLGDALYGTGVHVMVVRPGFVRSRMTAGLEEAPLATTPEAVATAIELGLRRRSEAVWVPGALRMVMSALRHVPRPLFRRLPV; this is translated from the coding sequence ATGAAGGACGCCTTCGGTACCCCGCAGTCCCTGCTTCTCCTCGGCGGCACCTCCGAGATCGGGCTCGCCACCGCCCGCCGGCTGATCGCCCGCCGCACCCGTACGGTCTGGCTCGCCGGACGCCCCTCCCCCGACCTCACGGCCGCCGCCGACTCGCTGCGGGCGCTGGGAGCGGAGGTGCACACCGTCCCGTTCGACGCGCTCGACACCGAGTCGCACGCGGAGCGGCTCGGCAAGGTCTTCACCGAGGGCGACATCGACATGGTGCTGCTCGCCTTCGGGATCCTCGGCGACCAGGCACACGACGAGGCCGATCCGCTCGCCGCCGTCCGGGTCGCCCAGACCAACTACACGGGGGCGGTCTCGGCGGGTCTGGTCTGCGCGGCGGCGCTGCAGGCGCAGGGGCACGGCTCGCTGGTGGTGCTCTCCTCGGTGGCCGGCGAGCGCGCCCGCCGCGCCAACTTCATCTACGGCTCGTCCAAGGCCGGTCTCGACGCGTTCGCCCAGGGGCTCGGGGACGCGCTGTACGGGACCGGGGTGCACGTGATGGTCGTACGGCCCGGATTCGTCCGGTCGAGGATGACGGCCGGTCTCGAGGAGGCGCCGCTGGCGACCACTCCCGAGGCGGTCGCCACGGCGATCGAGCTGGGGCTGCGGCGGCGCTCGGAGGCGGTGTGGGTGCCGGGAGCGCTGCGGATGGTGATGTCGGCGCTGCGGCACGTGCCGAGGCCGCTGTTCCGGCGCCTGCCGGTGTGA
- a CDS encoding 2'-5' RNA ligase family protein, with the protein MGTVTLGVSIAVPEPYGSLLQERRAGFGDPAAHGIPTHVTLVPPTEVDEERLPAIQAHLAEVAAGVRPFPVRLSGTGTFRPLSPVVYVRLAEGVSACSWLQERVRDESGPLVRELQFPYHPHVTVAHGIAEEAMDRAYEELADFEAAWTCSSFALYEQGPDGVWRKLHAYAFGGDRTVTAVPAQGSPVDTPTPTAG; encoded by the coding sequence GTGGGGACCGTAACGCTCGGCGTTTCGATCGCGGTCCCGGAGCCCTACGGCAGCCTGCTCCAGGAGCGGCGCGCGGGCTTCGGGGATCCCGCCGCGCACGGCATCCCCACGCACGTCACGCTCGTCCCGCCGACCGAGGTCGACGAGGAGCGGCTGCCCGCGATCCAGGCGCATCTCGCCGAGGTCGCGGCCGGCGTCCGCCCCTTCCCGGTCCGGCTGAGCGGCACGGGAACGTTCCGTCCGCTGTCGCCCGTCGTGTACGTCCGGCTCGCGGAGGGTGTCTCGGCCTGCTCCTGGCTCCAGGAGCGGGTACGGGACGAGTCCGGGCCGCTCGTACGCGAGCTGCAGTTCCCGTACCACCCGCATGTGACGGTGGCGCACGGCATCGCCGAGGAGGCGATGGACCGGGCGTACGAGGAGCTGGCCGACTTCGAGGCGGCCTGGACCTGCTCGTCCTTCGCGCTCTACGAGCAGGGCCCGGACGGGGTGTGGCGCAAGCTCCACGCGTACGCCTTCGGCGGCGACCGTACCGTCACCGCGGTCCCGGCGCAGGGCAGCCCCGTCGACACCCCGACCCCCACGGCCGGCTGA
- the trpS gene encoding tryptophan--tRNA ligase yields MASNRPRALSGIQPTAGSFHLGNYLGAIRQYVALQETHDAFYMVVDLHAITVPQDPAELRANTRLAAAQLLASGLDPERCTLFVQSHVPEHAQLGWVMNCLTGFGEASRMTQFKDKSAKQGADRATVGLFTYPILQVADILLYQANHVPVGEDQRQHIELTRDLAERFNSRFGETFTVPEPYIVKETGKIYDLQDPTIKMSKSASTPKGLINLLDEPKVTAKKVKSAVTDTDTVIRFDPVNKAGISNLLTIMSTLTGTAVADLEKSYEGKMYGALKTDLAQVMVDFVTPFRARTQEYLDDPETLDSVLAKGAEKARAVAAETLAQTYDKVGFLPAKH; encoded by the coding sequence ATGGCCTCGAATCGTCCTCGCGCGCTCTCCGGCATCCAGCCCACCGCGGGCTCGTTCCACCTCGGCAACTACCTCGGTGCGATCCGTCAGTACGTCGCGCTGCAGGAGACCCACGACGCCTTCTACATGGTCGTGGACCTGCATGCCATCACGGTTCCGCAGGACCCCGCCGAGCTGCGCGCCAACACCCGGCTTGCCGCCGCCCAGCTGCTCGCCTCCGGCCTCGACCCGGAGCGCTGCACCCTCTTCGTACAGAGCCACGTCCCCGAGCACGCACAGCTCGGCTGGGTCATGAACTGCCTCACCGGCTTCGGCGAGGCCTCCCGCATGACCCAGTTCAAGGACAAGTCCGCCAAGCAGGGCGCCGACCGTGCCACCGTCGGCCTCTTCACGTACCCGATCCTCCAGGTCGCCGACATCCTGCTCTACCAGGCGAACCACGTTCCGGTCGGCGAGGACCAGCGCCAGCACATCGAGCTGACCCGTGACCTCGCGGAGCGGTTCAACAGCCGCTTCGGCGAGACGTTCACCGTCCCGGAGCCGTACATCGTCAAGGAGACCGGGAAGATCTACGACCTCCAGGACCCGACGATCAAGATGAGCAAGTCGGCGTCCACCCCCAAGGGTCTGATCAACCTGCTCGACGAGCCGAAGGTGACGGCGAAGAAGGTCAAGAGCGCGGTCACCGACACGGACACGGTCATCCGCTTCGACCCCGTGAACAAGGCCGGCATTTCCAACCTGCTCACCATCATGTCCACGCTCACCGGGACGGCCGTCGCCGACCTGGAGAAGAGCTACGAGGGCAAGATGTACGGCGCCCTGAAGACCGACCTGGCCCAGGTCATGGTGGACTTCGTCACGCCGTTCCGTGCCCGTACGCAGGAATATCTGGACGACCCGGAGACGCTGGACTCGGTCCTGGCCAAGGGCGCCGAGAAGGCCCGCGCGGTCGCCGCGGAGACCCTGGCGCAGACGTACGACAAGGTGGGCTTCCTGCCCGCCAAGCACTGA
- a CDS encoding RNA polymerase sigma factor: MRTREGGLIVDEEAVIARVRAGEAEAYATLVRAHTAVALRAAVACGAGAEAEDVVQQAFFKAYQALGRFKEGSAFRPWLLRIVVNETRNTVRAAGRQRAVAGREAELLAGEPLIPDAADPALALEEDERRRRLLAALDGLGEDHRQVVIHRYLLELDETETAQALGWPRGTVKSRLSRALKKLGLVLEGGDGHE, encoded by the coding sequence GTGAGGACGCGGGAGGGGGGCCTGATCGTCGACGAGGAGGCGGTGATCGCACGGGTGCGCGCCGGGGAGGCGGAGGCGTACGCGACGCTGGTCCGCGCCCACACGGCGGTCGCGCTCAGGGCGGCCGTGGCGTGCGGCGCGGGCGCGGAGGCCGAGGACGTGGTGCAGCAGGCCTTCTTCAAGGCGTATCAGGCGCTGGGGCGGTTCAAGGAGGGCTCGGCGTTCCGGCCGTGGCTGTTGCGGATCGTGGTCAATGAGACGAGGAACACAGTGCGGGCTGCGGGGCGGCAGCGGGCGGTCGCCGGCCGGGAGGCGGAGCTGCTGGCGGGCGAGCCGCTGATACCGGACGCGGCGGATCCGGCACTCGCCCTGGAGGAGGACGAGCGGCGCCGGCGGTTGCTCGCGGCGCTGGACGGGCTGGGCGAGGACCACCGGCAGGTGGTGATCCACCGGTATCTGCTGGAGCTGGACGAGACGGAGACCGCGCAGGCGCTGGGCTGGCCGCGGGGGACGGTGAAGTCCCGGCTGAGCCGGGCGCTGAAAAAACTCGGACTGGTGCTGGAGGGAGGTGACGGGCATGAGTGA